A stretch of Gemmatimonadaceae bacterium DNA encodes these proteins:
- a CDS encoding DUF3857 domain-containing transglutaminase family protein — MRRRTLFIMVSFVVLRSSRPWRHVVAWVLLALAMPMRDMVAQASAGRPSAPSDSIVRLAVDPARNRGRPYVLLLDESDNRIEADGRSVKRSRQVFQILDEGVVRGMSERAFGYAKSHQTLTIDWIRVLRTTGEVLSDRPAQEQESDVTAQLANPIYQEQKIRRVSLSGVAVGTILDVQFTLEEKSPYRPGDFLLGWNVNNQVPIARSVFTVDVPDGYLPRIIERNLPFRRSEEVRGGRRVFTWADSNVQPFRGEAFAADSNDVVMSIAVTAPGSWNDIATWYESLARDRYLLPPMVTARIDSVVKASGATTRLDTVRAVHRWVAQDIRYVSVSLGIGGYQPRLPADVLSSGFGDCKDKSTLFVAALRRYRIAANTVLLSLGGKPDPALPSIYQFNHAIAAVQEGAGWTFTDLTAEFIPYGMIPDVYQGQLGIVVLPDGRAQEIRLPLSATESNGSTMRIRLSIDTSGHVEARVNEETRGSASFGMRSAFAVPLDSTRRENLEKALAQRLFASDATAEALVAFDSRNLASPTALSYVVKADNVLKTAGDSRLFSMNTGFRSPARGYKSMAKELESRTSREFPIDAAQILGQVETLTDLRITLPVGWKAELPKNIVSTSFFGRYESTWTQEGREVHLIRRIQGQRGVFPPQRISEVIVWLKTVGADDYEFLSLRPAPVP; from the coding sequence GTGAGGCGCCGGACACTGTTCATCATGGTCAGTTTCGTGGTTCTCCGGTCGTCCCGTCCGTGGCGACATGTGGTCGCGTGGGTCCTGCTCGCGCTGGCGATGCCCATGCGGGACATGGTCGCGCAGGCATCAGCCGGGCGCCCGAGCGCGCCCTCCGACTCGATTGTGCGCCTGGCGGTCGATCCCGCCCGCAACCGTGGGCGGCCCTATGTGCTGCTCCTCGATGAGAGCGACAATCGCATCGAAGCCGACGGCCGATCCGTCAAGCGGTCACGGCAGGTCTTTCAGATTCTCGACGAAGGGGTCGTGCGCGGCATGTCCGAGCGGGCCTTCGGATACGCCAAGTCGCACCAGACGCTGACCATCGATTGGATTCGCGTCCTCAGGACGACCGGCGAAGTCCTCAGCGACCGACCGGCGCAGGAGCAGGAGTCGGACGTCACCGCGCAACTGGCGAATCCGATCTACCAGGAACAGAAAATCCGGCGCGTGTCGCTCTCCGGAGTGGCGGTTGGCACCATTCTCGATGTGCAGTTCACCCTCGAAGAGAAGTCGCCGTATCGCCCGGGGGATTTCCTGCTGGGATGGAACGTGAACAACCAGGTGCCGATTGCACGCTCGGTGTTCACGGTCGACGTCCCCGACGGATACTTGCCTCGCATCATCGAACGCAATCTGCCGTTCCGGCGGTCGGAGGAAGTACGCGGCGGCCGCCGCGTCTTCACCTGGGCGGACAGCAACGTCCAGCCATTCCGCGGCGAAGCGTTTGCCGCCGACTCGAATGATGTGGTGATGTCGATTGCCGTCACGGCGCCCGGATCATGGAACGACATTGCCACGTGGTACGAAAGTCTGGCGCGCGATCGGTATCTCCTGCCACCGATGGTGACGGCGCGCATCGATTCGGTGGTGAAGGCCAGTGGTGCGACGACCCGACTGGATACCGTTCGCGCCGTGCACCGTTGGGTCGCGCAGGATATCCGCTACGTGTCGGTGTCGCTCGGCATCGGGGGATATCAGCCACGCCTACCGGCCGACGTGCTGTCGTCCGGGTTCGGGGACTGCAAGGACAAATCCACGTTGTTTGTGGCAGCGTTGCGTCGCTACCGCATAGCGGCCAACACGGTGCTGCTGTCGCTGGGTGGCAAACCGGATCCGGCGCTGCCGTCGATCTATCAATTCAATCATGCCATCGCGGCGGTACAGGAGGGCGCCGGCTGGACGTTTACCGACCTCACCGCCGAGTTCATTCCCTACGGAATGATCCCCGACGTGTATCAGGGACAGCTGGGCATTGTCGTGCTTCCCGACGGGCGCGCCCAGGAGATCCGCTTGCCCCTGTCGGCCACCGAATCCAACGGTTCGACGATGCGCATCCGACTGTCGATCGATACATCGGGACATGTCGAAGCACGCGTGAATGAGGAAACGCGCGGGAGTGCATCGTTCGGAATGCGCTCGGCGTTTGCCGTGCCGCTGGACTCGACACGTCGCGAGAATCTCGAAAAGGCGCTCGCCCAGCGCCTGTTCGCGTCCGATGCGACCGCGGAAGCGTTGGTGGCGTTCGACAGCCGGAATCTCGCGTCGCCGACCGCACTCTCGTACGTGGTGAAAGCGGACAACGTGCTCAAGACCGCCGGCGACTCTCGATTGTTTTCCATGAACACCGGTTTCCGCAGCCCGGCGCGCGGATACAAGAGCATGGCAAAGGAACTGGAAAGCCGGACGTCGCGGGAATTCCCCATTGATGCAGCGCAGATTCTCGGGCAGGTGGAGACGCTTACCGATTTGCGCATCACACTGCCCGTCGGCTGGAAAGCCGAGTTGCCCAAAAACATCGTTTCGACCAGCTTCTTCGGACGATATGAATCCACGTGGACGCAGGAAGGGCGTGAGGTGCACTTGATACGTCGTATTCAAGGTCAGCGCGGCGTGTTTCCTCCACAACGGATCAGCGAGGTCATCGTCTGGCTCAAGACCGTCGGAGCGGACGACTACGAATTCCTTTCACTGCGCCCTGCGCCGGTACCCTGA
- a CDS encoding HNH endonuclease, producing the protein MARRNLRLAKGSAARGARPSKRSSVRARGSRATARANTAFPRDRFGRVAASAAASATAHAAMKRAMRRVALRDCGQRCVYCAMSLDQRTATLDHVVPLARGGAHDPGNLVVACAPCNRLKSDLQPYEFFARHAWAGANFMRYARSVHRALKRDARRAVSLAFAGEEDIAA; encoded by the coding sequence ATGGCCCGCCGAAATCTCCGACTCGCCAAGGGAAGTGCCGCACGCGGGGCCCGACCATCCAAACGCTCGTCGGTTCGGGCTCGAGGATCACGGGCAACCGCCCGCGCCAACACCGCATTCCCCCGAGACCGCTTCGGCCGAGTGGCGGCCAGCGCCGCGGCCAGCGCTACCGCCCATGCCGCCATGAAGCGCGCCATGCGCCGCGTCGCACTACGCGATTGTGGTCAACGGTGCGTGTACTGCGCCATGTCCCTCGACCAGCGCACCGCGACGCTCGATCACGTGGTCCCGTTGGCCCGCGGCGGCGCGCATGATCCCGGCAACCTCGTGGTCGCCTGCGCGCCGTGCAATCGCTTGAAGAGCGACCTGCAACCCTACGAATTCTTTGCGCGCCATGCGTGGGCGGGCGCCAATTTCATGCGATACGCGCGGTCGGTCCACCGGGCGCTCAAACGTGATGCCCGAAGGGCGGTCAGTCTGGCGTTTGCGGGGGAGGAGGACATCGCGGCGTAG
- a CDS encoding HIT family protein, which translates to MSQLHSSADQTSGHCIFCDLIRGAAEVSMVYEDAQSIAFLEVQPVNAGHVLVVPRAHYERVQDIPRRVAAHLFDVATKLIPVILTAADANDLNIVVSSGANAGQHVMHYHIHLIPRREDDGFEIPLPFAGSEMPNREQMEAMAARIGSLLRDPLRNSGMKE; encoded by the coding sequence ATGTCCCAACTTCATTCGTCCGCCGACCAAACCAGCGGCCACTGCATCTTCTGTGACCTCATCCGCGGCGCGGCCGAAGTCTCAATGGTCTACGAGGACGCCCAGTCCATTGCGTTTCTCGAAGTGCAACCGGTCAACGCCGGCCATGTCCTCGTTGTGCCGAGGGCCCACTACGAGCGGGTGCAGGACATCCCGCGACGGGTCGCCGCCCACCTGTTCGACGTCGCCACCAAACTCATACCGGTCATCCTCACGGCCGCGGATGCGAACGACCTGAACATCGTCGTCAGCTCCGGGGCCAATGCCGGCCAGCATGTGATGCACTATCACATCCACCTGATCCCACGCCGCGAGGACGACGGTTTCGAGATTCCGCTCCCGTTTGCGGGCTCGGAGATGCCCAATCGCGAGCAGATGGAGGCGATGGCGGCGCGGATCGGGAGTCTGTTGCGCGATCCGCTGCGTAACAGTGGGATGAAGGAGTAG